The following proteins come from a genomic window of Bradyrhizobium paxllaeri:
- a CDS encoding co-chaperone GroES, protein MKFRPLHDRVVVKRIDAEEKTAGGIIIPDSAKEKPSQGEVVAVGPGGRDEAGKLIPIDLKVGDRVLFGKWSGTEVKIDGEDLLIMKESDVMGVLDVPASKKKAA, encoded by the coding sequence ATGAAATTCCGTCCGCTTCACGACCGCGTCGTGGTCAAGCGCATCGACGCCGAAGAGAAGACCGCTGGCGGCATCATCATTCCGGACAGTGCCAAGGAAAAGCCCTCCCAGGGCGAAGTCGTTGCCGTCGGCCCGGGTGGCCGTGACGAAGCCGGCAAGCTGATCCCGATCGACCTCAAGGTTGGCGACCGCGTCCTGTTCGGCAAGTGGTCGGGCACCGAGGTCAAGATCGACGGTGAAGATCTCCTGATCATGAAGGAGTCCGACGTCATGGGCGTGCTCGACGTCCCCGCCTCCAAGAAGAAGGCCGCCTAA
- a CDS encoding cupin domain-containing protein, which translates to MAKKKVTSRPAAQPAVKKKWSGHKTSAKSRARKALKSKGRVSKAKPAKKARPKQRIAISHHREEDFKADGLRTYARYRDLGIADATHGLAQAHVIRLQGPCNPAEVSKLHYHDVEFQMVYVLKGWVKTYMEGQGETLMQAGSAWTQPPRIKHLIMDYSDDVELLEVILPAEFKTVELAN; encoded by the coding sequence ATGGCCAAAAAGAAAGTGACGTCACGTCCCGCGGCGCAGCCCGCCGTGAAGAAGAAATGGTCGGGCCACAAGACATCAGCCAAATCCCGAGCCCGCAAGGCCCTCAAATCCAAGGGACGCGTGTCGAAAGCCAAGCCGGCCAAAAAGGCGCGGCCGAAACAGCGCATCGCGATCAGCCATCACCGTGAAGAGGATTTCAAGGCCGACGGCCTGCGCACTTACGCCAGGTACCGCGACCTCGGCATTGCGGACGCCACCCACGGCCTGGCGCAGGCGCATGTGATCCGCCTGCAGGGGCCCTGCAATCCGGCGGAGGTTTCAAAGCTGCATTACCACGATGTCGAATTCCAGATGGTCTATGTGCTCAAGGGCTGGGTGAAGACCTACATGGAAGGGCAGGGCGAGACGCTGATGCAAGCGGGCAGCGCCTGGACCCAGCCGCCGCGCATCAAGCATCTGATCATGGACTATTCCGACGACGTCGAACTGCTGGAAGTGATTTTGCCGGCGGAGTTCAAGACGGTGGAATTGGCGAACTGA
- a CDS encoding usg protein, whose protein sequence is MVSRVGVASDDFRKQVLGYGLTTAQILYRMPDHPSLLQTYVWQNYDLFPKFPALKDFLAFWQEKLDGPLFSVTVAHSRLIKPAELRAVDGVFRLH, encoded by the coding sequence ATGGTGTCGCGGGTTGGAGTTGCTTCCGACGACTTCCGGAAGCAGGTGCTGGGTTACGGGCTGACGACGGCGCAAATTCTGTATCGGATGCCGGATCACCCCTCGTTGCTGCAGACCTATGTCTGGCAGAACTACGATCTGTTTCCGAAATTCCCCGCGCTGAAGGATTTCCTCGCCTTCTGGCAGGAAAAGCTCGATGGCCCGCTGTTTTCCGTGACGGTTGCGCATTCCAGGCTGATCAAGCCGGCCGAGCTGCGCGCGGTGGATGGCGTGTTCAGGCTGCATTGA
- a CDS encoding RtcB family protein yields MICADGHLGYAQPVGGVIAYEKQISISGVGFDIGCGNMAVRLDTPFSQIESNVGTIIKDVHNVISFGVGRTNDERVEHELFDDADAWRESDMDAYRQKAVSQLGTVGSGNHYVDLLRDEEGFVWIGVHFGSRGLGHTSATRYLKAAGGKDGMNVPPAVIDEDSEIGRRYIAAMQLAGRYSYAGREWVVERVRKIIGGEVTDMVHNHHNYAWRENHGGKDLWVVRKGATPAFPGQRGFIGGSMGDDAVIVEGVDSEEAKASLYSTVHGAGRLFGRKEAKRRFTRTEMDTWLQSRGVTLIGADLDESPMAYRRLPEVIAEHSGSVRVQHTLRPFAVAMAGENEFDPFKD; encoded by the coding sequence GTGATCTGTGCGGACGGTCATCTCGGCTATGCGCAGCCGGTCGGTGGCGTCATCGCCTATGAGAAGCAGATCAGCATCTCCGGCGTCGGCTTCGACATCGGCTGCGGCAACATGGCCGTGCGGCTCGATACGCCGTTCAGCCAGATCGAAAGCAATGTCGGCACGATCATCAAGGACGTGCACAACGTGATTTCGTTCGGCGTCGGACGCACCAACGACGAGCGCGTCGAGCATGAACTGTTCGACGATGCCGACGCGTGGCGGGAATCCGACATGGACGCTTACCGGCAGAAGGCGGTGTCGCAGCTCGGCACCGTCGGATCGGGCAATCACTATGTCGACCTGCTGCGCGACGAGGAGGGCTTTGTCTGGATCGGCGTTCACTTCGGCAGCCGCGGCCTCGGGCACACCAGCGCGACCCGCTACCTCAAGGCCGCGGGCGGCAAGGACGGCATGAACGTGCCGCCGGCCGTGATCGACGAGGACAGCGAGATCGGACGGCGCTACATCGCGGCGATGCAGCTCGCCGGGCGCTACTCCTATGCCGGCCGCGAATGGGTGGTCGAGCGCGTGCGCAAGATCATCGGCGGCGAAGTCACCGACATGGTTCACAACCACCACAATTACGCGTGGCGGGAGAACCATGGCGGCAAGGATCTGTGGGTGGTGCGCAAGGGCGCTACTCCCGCATTTCCGGGCCAGCGTGGCTTCATCGGCGGATCGATGGGCGACGATGCCGTGATCGTCGAGGGCGTCGATAGCGAGGAGGCGAAGGCTTCGCTCTATTCGACAGTGCACGGCGCGGGCCGTCTGTTCGGCCGCAAGGAGGCCAAGCGGCGGTTCACGCGCACCGAGATGGACACCTGGCTGCAATCGCGCGGGGTGACGCTGATCGGCGCGGACCTCGACGAAAGCCCGATGGCCTATCGCAGGCTGCCGGAGGTGATCGCCGAACATTCCGGCTCGGTCCGGGTGCAGCACACGCTGCGTCCGTTCGCGGTGGCGATGGCCGGGGAGAACGAGTTCGACCCGTTCAAGGATTAA
- a CDS encoding phasin family protein yields MPPLLDFSKIALPGIGGNEQLVARARESFEKIKAASEEMTEALRETCSNSSRSTTDYGLKVFEISNTNAASALDFLIDLCGSKSASDVLALSVAQTRKAFDAASNQNMELWVLAQKFATETGEPIRKHFSNVFRQAG; encoded by the coding sequence ATGCCCCCACTGCTGGACTTCTCGAAGATCGCCTTGCCTGGCATCGGCGGCAACGAACAGCTCGTGGCGCGCGCACGGGAAAGCTTCGAGAAAATCAAGGCCGCTTCGGAGGAGATGACCGAAGCGCTGCGCGAGACCTGTTCAAACAGTTCAAGAAGCACGACCGATTACGGGCTGAAGGTGTTTGAAATCTCAAACACCAATGCGGCCTCCGCGCTCGATTTCCTGATCGATCTCTGCGGCAGCAAGTCTGCGAGCGATGTTCTTGCGTTATCCGTGGCGCAAACGCGCAAGGCGTTCGATGCCGCTTCCAACCAGAACATGGAATTGTGGGTGCTTGCCCAGAAGTTTGCGACCGAAACGGGTGAGCCGATCAGGAAGCACTTCAGCAACGTTTTCCGCCAGGCAGGCTGA
- a CDS encoding slipin family protein yields MTWHLLMKTVTVKDGERALLTRNGRLERVLEPGRHRLFDLRRQLTAEIFNVVRTEFPAERYAVLKAARPELAAELFEAVETKANEIAIVSLDGRPVHLMTPWQARVYWKVATSIDVERIDVGSDPRVTERHLAMIERNRPTIVTEAVVENHEAGLLYVEGRLVERLVPGRHAFWIAGRKIEVKRLDLRPQAVEITAQEMLTKDRIALRVTLTAFRRIVDPERMVAAVPDVDAWLYRLVQFAIREAVAGRTLDEVLSAKAALDAELRDYVRDRVADSGVEVTELGVKDVILPGEIRELVNKVVEAERVAKANLIRRQEETAATRSLLNTAKLMEENPLLLRLKELESLERLVEKVGRIDLHAGDGQGLDALLSKLVRIKSSENA; encoded by the coding sequence ATGACCTGGCATTTGCTGATGAAGACGGTGACGGTGAAGGATGGCGAGCGCGCCTTGCTGACGCGCAACGGCAGGCTCGAGCGCGTGCTCGAACCCGGCCGTCACCGGTTGTTCGATCTGCGGCGTCAGTTGACCGCGGAGATCTTCAACGTCGTTCGCACCGAATTCCCCGCGGAGCGTTACGCGGTGCTGAAGGCCGCGCGGCCTGAACTGGCCGCGGAGCTGTTCGAGGCGGTGGAGACGAAGGCGAACGAGATCGCCATCGTCAGCCTCGACGGCCGTCCCGTGCACCTGATGACGCCCTGGCAGGCACGCGTCTACTGGAAGGTCGCAACCTCGATCGATGTCGAGCGCATCGATGTGGGCAGCGATCCCCGTGTAACCGAGCGGCACTTGGCGATGATCGAGCGCAACCGTCCCACCATCGTGACGGAAGCGGTGGTCGAGAACCACGAGGCCGGTCTGCTCTATGTCGAGGGCCGGCTGGTCGAGCGGCTTGTGCCCGGTCGGCACGCGTTCTGGATCGCCGGCCGCAAGATCGAGGTGAAGCGCCTCGATCTGCGTCCCCAGGCGGTCGAGATCACCGCGCAGGAAATGCTGACGAAGGATCGCATCGCGCTGCGTGTGACCCTGACGGCATTCCGCCGGATCGTCGACCCCGAGCGCATGGTCGCGGCTGTGCCCGACGTGGATGCGTGGCTGTACCGCCTGGTTCAGTTCGCGATCCGCGAGGCGGTAGCCGGCCGCACGCTCGACGAGGTGCTCTCGGCGAAGGCTGCGCTGGATGCGGAGCTGCGCGACTACGTGCGCGACCGCGTCGCCGACAGCGGCGTGGAGGTCACGGAGCTCGGCGTGAAGGATGTGATCCTGCCCGGCGAGATCCGCGAGCTCGTCAACAAGGTCGTAGAGGCGGAGCGGGTCGCGAAGGCGAACCTGATCCGCCGGCAGGAGGAGACCGCGGCAACGCGCTCGCTCCTGAACACGGCCAAGCTGATGGAGGAGAACCCTCTGCTGCTGCGGCTCAAGGAGCTGGAGTCGCTGGAGCGGCTGGTCGAGAAGGTCGGCCGGATCGATCTGCATGCAGGCGACGGGCAGGGCCTCGACGCGCTGCTGAGCAAGCTGGTTCGGATCAAGTCTTCGGAGAATGCGTGA
- the groL gene encoding chaperonin GroEL (60 kDa chaperone family; promotes refolding of misfolded polypeptides especially under stressful conditions; forms two stacked rings of heptamers to form a barrel-shaped 14mer; ends can be capped by GroES; misfolded proteins enter the barrel where they are refolded when GroES binds) → MSAKEVKFGVDARDRMLRGVDILANAVKVTLGPKGRNVVLDKSFGAPRITKDGVTVAKEIELDDKFENMGAQMVREVASKSADAAGDGTTTATVLAAAIVREGAKSVAAGMNPMDLKRGIDLAVEAVVADLAKNSKKVTSNEEIAQVGTISANGDKEIGDFLAKAMAKVGNEGVITVEEAKSLDTELDVVEGMQFDRGYISPYFVTNADKMRVEMDDAYILINEKKLSSLNELLPLLEAVVQTGKPLVIVAEDVEGEALATLVVNRLRGGLKVAAVKAPGFGDRRKAMLQDIAVLTGGQAISEDLGIKLENVTLQMLGRAKKVMIDKENTTIVNGAGKKADIEARVQQIKAQIEETTSDYDREKLQERLAKLAGGVAVIRVGGATEVEVKERKDRVDDAMHATRAAVEEGIVPGGGVALLRASEQLKRIRTQNDDQKTGVEIVRKALSAPARQIAINAGEDGSVIVGKILEKEQYSYGFDSQNGEYGNLVSKGIIDPTKVVRAAIQNASSVAALLITTEAMIAELPKKNAPAGGGMPPGGGMGGMDF, encoded by the coding sequence ATGTCAGCCAAAGAAGTCAAATTCGGCGTTGATGCCCGCGACCGCATGCTGCGCGGCGTCGACATTCTCGCCAACGCCGTGAAGGTCACGCTCGGTCCGAAGGGCCGCAACGTCGTGCTCGACAAGTCGTTCGGCGCTCCCCGCATCACCAAGGACGGCGTCACCGTCGCCAAGGAGATCGAGCTCGACGACAAGTTCGAGAACATGGGCGCCCAGATGGTGCGCGAAGTCGCCTCGAAGTCCGCGGACGCTGCCGGCGACGGCACCACCACCGCGACCGTGCTCGCGGCTGCGATCGTCCGTGAAGGCGCCAAGTCGGTTGCCGCCGGCATGAACCCGATGGACCTGAAGCGCGGTATCGACCTGGCAGTTGAAGCCGTGGTCGCCGACCTCGCCAAGAACTCCAAGAAGGTCACCTCGAACGAGGAAATCGCCCAGGTTGGCACCATCTCCGCCAACGGCGACAAGGAAATCGGCGACTTCCTCGCCAAGGCGATGGCCAAGGTCGGCAACGAAGGCGTCATCACCGTTGAGGAAGCCAAGTCGCTCGACACCGAACTCGACGTCGTCGAGGGCATGCAGTTCGACCGCGGCTACATTTCGCCCTACTTCGTTACCAACGCCGACAAGATGCGCGTTGAAATGGACGACGCCTACATCCTGATCAACGAGAAGAAGCTCTCCTCGCTGAACGAGCTGCTGCCGCTGCTCGAAGCCGTGGTGCAGACCGGCAAGCCGCTGGTCATCGTCGCTGAAGACGTCGAAGGCGAAGCGCTCGCCACCCTCGTCGTCAACCGCCTGCGTGGCGGTCTGAAGGTCGCCGCCGTCAAGGCGCCGGGCTTCGGCGATCGCCGCAAGGCCATGCTGCAGGACATCGCGGTTCTGACCGGCGGTCAGGCGATTTCGGAAGATCTCGGCATCAAGCTCGAGAACGTCACGCTGCAGATGCTCGGCCGCGCCAAGAAGGTGATGATCGACAAGGAAAACACCACGATCGTCAACGGCGCCGGCAAGAAGGCCGACATCGAGGCCCGCGTTCAGCAGATCAAGGCGCAGATCGAGGAAACCACCTCGGACTACGACCGCGAGAAGCTGCAGGAGCGTCTGGCCAAGCTCGCGGGCGGCGTCGCGGTGATCCGCGTCGGCGGCGCGACCGAAGTCGAGGTGAAGGAGCGCAAGGATCGCGTGGATGACGCGATGCATGCGACCCGTGCGGCGGTTGAGGAAGGCATCGTGCCGGGCGGCGGCGTCGCCCTGCTCCGCGCCTCCGAGCAGCTCAAGCGCATCCGCACCCAGAACGACGACCAGAAGACCGGTGTCGAGATCGTGCGCAAGGCGCTGTCCGCGCCGGCCCGCCAGATCGCGATCAACGCCGGTGAAGACGGTTCCGTCATCGTCGGCAAGATCCTCGAGAAGGAGCAGTACTCCTACGGCTTCGACTCGCAGAACGGCGAATACGGCAACCTGGTCTCCAAGGGCATCATCGACCCGACCAAGGTGGTCCGTGCGGCGATCCAGAACGCGTCCTCGGTCGCGGCTCTCCTGATCACCACCGAGGCCATGATCGCCGAACTGCCGAAGAAGAACGCTCCGGCCGGCGGCGGCATGCCCCCCGGCGGCGGCATGGGCGGCATGGACTTCTAA
- a CDS encoding IS110 family transposase: MQASTVAAPTAGHIGTIFVAIELSQRSWRVALHSPDKDKISHHKLEGGDHAELLALVGRVRERAARTLGGVPAVASCYEAGYDGFWLHRLLLAAGITNYVFDPASIAVDQRARRVKTDRIDGERMLRTLMAYLRGEPRVVRIVRVPAAEQEDARRGSRERDRLIKEQTAHTNRIKALLRLLGMAVGNPRRRDWLSWLAAQRDWQGQAVPPRMLSEIRHEHARLMLVRDRLDVLAQEAAAAEPSPAEAEMTRRSELLRRLKCLGPAFATTLTSEVFYKDFRNRREVGSYFGLTPSPWRSGGIDRDQGISKAGNPRARCAAIEAWLWLRHQPDSKLTLEYRKRTLDAGKRIKRVAIVALARKLMVALWRYLTTGLVPEGAVLKAVKI; this comes from the coding sequence ATGCAAGCATCCACCGTAGCCGCGCCCACCGCCGGGCATATTGGCACAATTTTCGTTGCAATCGAACTGAGCCAGCGGAGCTGGCGGGTCGCGCTGCACAGCCCGGACAAGGACAAGATATCGCACCACAAGCTGGAGGGTGGCGATCATGCCGAGCTGTTGGCGTTGGTGGGTCGGGTTCGGGAGCGGGCGGCTCGAACGCTGGGAGGCGTTCCGGCGGTGGCGAGCTGCTACGAGGCGGGCTACGACGGGTTCTGGCTGCACCGGCTGCTGCTGGCGGCCGGCATCACGAACTACGTGTTTGATCCCGCCAGCATTGCGGTGGACCAGCGGGCGCGGCGGGTGAAGACCGACCGGATCGATGGCGAGCGGATGCTGCGCACGCTGATGGCGTATCTGCGCGGCGAGCCGCGGGTGGTGCGGATCGTCCGGGTGCCTGCAGCCGAACAGGAGGACGCCCGCCGCGGCAGCCGCGAGCGCGACCGGCTGATCAAGGAGCAAACCGCGCACACCAACCGGATCAAGGCACTGCTGCGCCTGCTGGGCATGGCGGTCGGGAACCCGCGGCGGCGCGACTGGCTGAGCTGGCTGGCGGCGCAGCGGGATTGGCAAGGCCAGGCGGTGCCGCCGCGGATGCTGAGCGAGATCCGACACGAGCACGCGCGGCTGATGCTGGTGCGCGATCGGCTCGACGTGCTCGCGCAGGAGGCGGCCGCAGCGGAGCCATCCCCTGCGGAAGCCGAGATGACCCGGCGCAGCGAACTCCTGCGCCGGCTCAAATGTCTCGGCCCGGCGTTCGCGACGACGCTGACCAGCGAGGTGTTCTACAAGGACTTCCGCAACCGGCGCGAGGTCGGGAGTTATTTCGGGCTGACGCCCAGTCCGTGGCGGAGCGGCGGCATCGACCGCGACCAGGGCATCAGCAAGGCGGGCAATCCGCGCGCCCGCTGTGCCGCGATCGAAGCCTGGCTGTGGCTGCGGCATCAGCCGGACAGCAAGCTGACCCTGGAGTACCGCAAGCGCACGCTCGATGCCGGCAAGCGCATCAAGCGCGTCGCCATCGTCGCCCTGGCGCGCAAGCTGATGGTGGCGCTGTGGCGCTACCTCACGACCGGTCTCGTGCCGGAAGGCGCGGTGCTCAAGGCCGTAAAGATCTAA
- a CDS encoding MarR family winged helix-turn-helix transcriptional regulator → MREKKGRPRAALHSFKLTRSEWIVLFCLTRQPRLNAQQISIVTGRPNTSIVGAVKLLQKKGLITRKTDIADSRRRVLHLSESGQRMYTAIIGSFIAREKAMLQTLDPAERRELGRLFGKIIAAADVWAKPY, encoded by the coding sequence ATGCGTGAGAAGAAGGGTCGCCCACGGGCGGCCCTTCATTCGTTCAAGCTGACGCGTTCCGAATGGATCGTGCTGTTCTGCCTGACGCGGCAGCCCCGGTTGAACGCCCAGCAGATCAGCATCGTGACCGGACGGCCCAATACCAGCATCGTCGGCGCCGTAAAATTGTTGCAGAAAAAAGGACTGATCACCCGCAAGACTGACATCGCCGACAGCCGCCGGCGGGTCCTGCACCTGAGCGAGTCCGGTCAGCGCATGTATACCGCGATCATCGGCAGCTTCATCGCGCGCGAAAAGGCGATGTTGCAGACACTCGATCCTGCCGAGCGACGTGAACTCGGCCGCCTGTTCGGCAAGATCATCGCGGCCGCCGACGTTTGGGCGAAGCCGTATTGA
- a CDS encoding DUF2778 domain-containing protein has protein sequence MSKRKRAYSSAVSNRRKSSRKGIPQYFLGGAAVAGLVLGCGWTVYTNVIGASIYPSVTSAAFEAPAVSNSTTIAARPVQPAFNEIFASLEQRPLVMPAPENVASSLMFSERFAAAAAQGTPSRADEVRPVETTKLAAASPPAEAPKTVEAPRRAETPKPKVAAPATQLALNVPAPAPQEPAKASGNSIRDMAQRAKAAVMSIGAGDRTNMVEKLWGKQPSNSLLAYASADASVTGSIIDTRSQNPMLGGSPPYDRQTAVYDISAKMVYLPDGTRLEAHSGLGSKMDDIRYSHVRMQGVTPPHIYELKPREALFHGVPALRLTPIGGQDKIFNRDGLLAHTYMLGPSGQSNGCVSFKDYYAFLDAYKNKGIRRLAVLAKIQ, from the coding sequence ATGAGTAAGCGTAAGCGTGCGTACAGCTCTGCGGTCTCCAACCGCAGGAAATCCTCCCGTAAGGGCATTCCCCAATATTTTCTCGGCGGTGCCGCGGTCGCGGGCCTCGTGCTGGGCTGCGGCTGGACCGTCTACACCAACGTGATCGGCGCCAGCATCTATCCATCCGTGACCAGCGCCGCCTTCGAGGCGCCCGCCGTCAGCAATTCGACCACGATCGCCGCCCGCCCAGTGCAGCCCGCCTTCAACGAAATCTTCGCATCGCTCGAGCAGCGCCCGCTGGTGATGCCCGCGCCGGAGAACGTCGCGTCGTCGCTGATGTTCAGCGAAAGATTCGCGGCCGCGGCGGCGCAGGGCACGCCGTCGAGAGCTGACGAGGTCAGGCCCGTCGAAACAACGAAACTGGCGGCGGCTTCGCCGCCGGCTGAAGCGCCAAAGACCGTCGAGGCGCCCAGGCGCGCGGAAACGCCGAAGCCGAAGGTTGCGGCCCCGGCGACGCAACTTGCGCTCAATGTTCCGGCACCGGCGCCGCAGGAGCCTGCGAAAGCCTCCGGCAACTCCATCCGCGACATGGCGCAGCGCGCCAAGGCGGCGGTCATGTCGATCGGCGCGGGCGACAGGACGAACATGGTCGAGAAGCTGTGGGGCAAGCAGCCGTCGAACTCGCTGTTGGCCTATGCCTCCGCCGACGCCAGCGTCACCGGCAGCATTATCGATACGCGGAGCCAGAACCCGATGCTCGGCGGGTCGCCGCCCTATGATCGCCAGACGGCGGTCTACGATATTTCCGCGAAGATGGTCTATCTGCCCGATGGCACCAGGCTGGAGGCGCATTCCGGCCTCGGCTCCAAGATGGACGACATTCGCTACTCGCATGTGCGGATGCAGGGCGTGACGCCGCCGCACATCTACGAACTGAAGCCGCGCGAAGCGCTGTTTCACGGCGTGCCGGCGCTGCGGCTGACGCCCATCGGCGGCCAGGACAAGATCTTCAATCGTGACGGATTGCTCGCCCACACCTACATGCTCGGGCCGAGCGGACAATCCAACGGCTGCGTCTCGTTCAAGGATTACTACGCCTTCCTCGACGCCTACAAGAACAAGGGCATCCGCCGCCTCGCGGTGCTGGCGAAGATTCAGTAG
- a CDS encoding Crp/Fnr family transcriptional regulator yields MSNRLLAELPAPDLDLLEPELETFALEQDAVLLRAGDDIEYVVFPHSGAIALMIDMADGHTVATAAVGREGAVGMLSVLGPSPSTTTAIVRAAGTASRIPASRFYSAFGRSPAIRRMVQTHVRAMLVQFQLGLACNALHPVEARMARWLLQLRDCVDHDALPLTQQALSQMLGVRRTTVTLVMRNLRTRGAIRSDRRGLIEIDRAGLAAAACECHNAMRLEVEEIFATNSTHLPEIKSRDAI; encoded by the coding sequence ATGAGCAATCGCCTTCTTGCAGAATTGCCTGCACCGGATCTCGATCTGCTGGAACCCGAACTGGAGACATTCGCGCTCGAACAGGACGCGGTCCTTTTGCGGGCGGGGGACGATATTGAGTACGTCGTCTTCCCGCACAGCGGCGCTATCGCGTTGATGATCGACATGGCGGACGGACACACGGTTGCTACCGCGGCAGTTGGGCGTGAGGGAGCCGTCGGCATGCTTTCGGTGCTCGGGCCATCACCTTCGACGACGACGGCCATCGTTCGTGCGGCCGGCACCGCCTCTCGTATTCCTGCATCGCGATTTTACAGCGCTTTTGGCCGAAGCCCCGCGATCCGACGCATGGTTCAAACTCACGTCAGGGCGATGTTGGTACAGTTCCAGCTCGGTTTGGCCTGCAATGCGCTGCACCCGGTCGAAGCCCGCATGGCTCGCTGGCTGCTTCAGCTACGCGACTGCGTCGACCATGATGCGCTTCCGCTCACGCAGCAAGCCCTCTCGCAAATGCTCGGCGTACGACGTACGACCGTGACGCTTGTGATGCGTAACCTGCGAACGCGCGGAGCAATCAGGTCTGATCGACGAGGCTTGATCGAGATCGACCGGGCGGGGCTCGCGGCGGCAGCGTGCGAATGCCACAACGCCATGCGTCTCGAAGTCGAGGAGATCTTCGCGACGAATTCGACGCACCTACCCGAGATCAAATCGCGCGATGCGATCTGA
- a CDS encoding glutathione S-transferase family protein: MLTVYGEGRGFRVIWLLEELGLAYRLHPVDLFAVEKDRDFLAINPAGFIPAVQDGETIMVESIAILEYLLARYGSGSLAVAPDDPAFASYLQFLHLGEAGLAGPMNAVLVGRQLAPEAERNARVTCWALETFESRLGLVIRRLANYPYLAGDRFTAADISVSYALLLGLRTGNYVPGSTERDYLARTTARPAYARAMESCQATKAWAARSPGL, encoded by the coding sequence ATGCTCACCGTCTATGGCGAAGGTCGTGGCTTCCGTGTTATTTGGCTGCTTGAGGAATTAGGATTGGCTTATCGGCTGCACCCGGTCGATCTGTTCGCAGTCGAGAAGGATCGCGATTTCCTCGCGATCAACCCCGCCGGCTTCATTCCCGCAGTGCAGGACGGCGAGACGATCATGGTCGAATCGATCGCGATCCTTGAGTACCTGCTCGCTCGCTACGGCTCAGGTTCGCTTGCCGTCGCCCCGGACGATCCCGCCTTCGCCTCCTATCTGCAATTTCTCCACTTAGGCGAGGCCGGGCTCGCCGGGCCGATGAACGCCGTTCTTGTCGGTCGCCAACTGGCGCCCGAAGCCGAGCGAAATGCCCGGGTTACCTGCTGGGCACTCGAGACCTTTGAGAGCCGGCTGGGGTTGGTTATCCGCCGCCTCGCGAATTACCCCTATCTCGCCGGCGACCGATTCACGGCTGCCGATATCTCGGTGAGCTACGCCCTCCTGCTCGGCCTGCGAACTGGCAACTACGTCCCCGGGTCTACCGAGCGGGACTATCTCGCCCGCACGACGGCACGCCCTGCCTACGCCCGAGCGATGGAAAGCTGCCAGGCCACCAAGGCCTGGGCGGCGAGATCACCGGGATTGTAG